The following is a genomic window from Rhodothermus sp..
TGCGCACCATGAACAGCGCACCGCGTAGCCCTGTTTGGGCAACCGCTTTAAATGCTGCTGGATCTGTGCGTGCCCGGAACGTGGCACATGGATGATGAGGCCGATCGCTGCGCTCCAGCACCACGTCGCCCACCAGCAGCCGATCACCAGGTTGGAGCGTCCGCAGGTCGATCCCTTCCAGGATCAGGTTGTCACCCGGCACCTCCGGCCGTACCCCTAACACGCGCAGCACTTCCAGGCTCATGGCACTTACCTCACGACCCGGCGTGTGCCGACGGGCATGATCCCCCGGACATCCTACCCCCACTTCCAACGTCAATGCTGCCCGCAACAGGTGTATGCCCGGTGCCGGGCTTTCCACCAGATAGGCTACGCGACCAATCGGCTCAAACTGGAGCGCCTCCAGCGCCTGCAGGTAGGTGGCAAGTAGCGTGTCGTCCATGGCCATGGCAAGCATTTGCAGGTAATGTAGGATGCAAGGAGAATTGACGGACCCGGGCAGCGGCATTTTCTCGAATTGTTTAATTTGGGCGCGCTGTTACTCAACAAGTTGCCAGAGGGGTAACGTGACCGCACGGGTCTTATTGCCACCGGCTTTCTGTCAACCTGCCGATCCCTGGATCCCCGAGCCGTTAACCAATCCGCCCGTGATTGCCTGTGCGGCGGGTTTCGAAGCCGTCGTCGCAGCCGAGCTAAAGGAACTGGGCTATACCGCCTGCTATCTGAAGCCGGCC
Proteins encoded in this region:
- a CDS encoding MOSC domain-containing protein, with product MAMDDTLLATYLQALEALQFEPIGRVAYLVESPAPGIHLLRAALTLEVGVGCPGDHARRHTPGREVSAMSLEVLRVLGVRPEVPGDNLILEGIDLRTLQPGDRLLVGDVVLERSDRPHHPCATFRARTDPAAFKAVAQTGLRGALFMVRKGGVVHVGNPVRKL